The following are from one region of the Amylibacter sp. IMCC11727 genome:
- a CDS encoding IS3 family transposase (programmed frameshift), whose translation MNKKSGSSKASADKLVKNIRRKTRQTYSAEEKIRIVLAGMRGEESISALCRREGIAESLYYSWSKEFLEAGKRRLSGDTARQATSPEVKELRSEAMALKECVADLTLENRLLKKKHDRGWGVRGMRYPASEKLEVIRTVEGSHLPTKQTLDMLGIPRTTFYRWYDLYLEGGFDRLADKSPCPKSVWNRIPDDRRDDLIAFALEHEALSTRELAVKYTDEKRYFVSESSAYRILKEADLITAPDYVVIKAANEFTDKTTAINQMWQTDFTYFKIIGWGWYYLSTILDDYSRYIISWKLCTTMRASDVTETIERALTASGCDQAVVRHKPRLLSDNGSCYISGDLAEWLEGQNMDHVRGAPFHPQTQGKIERWHQTMKNRVLLENYYLPGDLERQIEAFVDYYNNRRYHESLNNVTPADVYFGRDKAILRERKRIKKQTIKQRRLQHQKQAA comes from the exons ATGAACAAGAAATCCGGAAGCAGCAAAGCGTCTGCAGATAAATTGGTAAAGAACATCCGCCGCAAGACACGTCAAACCTATTCGGCGGAGGAGAAGATCCGCATTGTGCTGGCAGGGATGCGTGGAGAAGAAAGCATCTCAGCGTTGTGCCGTCGGGAGGGCATCGCGGAGAGCCTGTATTACAGCTGGTCGAAAGAATTCCTTGAAGCAGGCAAACGCCGTCTATCTGGCGATACGGCGCGTCAGGCCACATCCCCTGAAGTGAAAGAACTACGCTCAGAAGCTATGGCCTTGAAGGAATGCGTGGCCGATCTGACGCTTGAGAACCGGCTTCTCA AAAAAAAGCATGACAGGGGCTGGGGAGTTCGAGGAATGAGATACCCTGCGTCTGAGAAGCTGGAGGTCATCCGCACCGTCGAGGGATCACATCTGCCAACCAAGCAGACCCTCGACATGCTGGGCATTCCACGCACCACATTCTATCGCTGGTATGATTTATATCTCGAAGGCGGGTTTGACCGGCTGGCTGACAAATCGCCATGCCCTAAATCCGTTTGGAACCGCATCCCCGATGATCGTCGTGACGACCTGATCGCGTTTGCGCTGGAACACGAGGCGCTGAGCACGCGCGAGCTGGCAGTCAAATACACCGATGAAAAGCGGTATTTTGTCTCAGAATCATCAGCTTATCGCATTCTCAAGGAAGCCGACCTGATCACAGCACCAGACTACGTGGTGATCAAAGCAGCCAACGAGTTCACGGATAAAACCACCGCCATCAATCAGATGTGGCAGACAGACTTCACCTACTTCAAAATCATTGGTTGGGGGTGGTATTATCTGTCTACGATCTTGGATGATTACAGCCGCTACATCATCTCATGGAAACTGTGTACAACCATGCGGGCCAGTGATGTGACCGAGACGATTGAGCGCGCTCTGACAGCATCAGGCTGTGACCAAGCGGTTGTTCGGCACAAACCACGCCTGCTCAGCGATAACGGATCGTGTTACATATCTGGCGACCTGGCCGAATGGCTGGAAGGGCAAAATATGGATCATGTCCGTGGTGCTCCGTTCCATCCACAGACCCAAGGCAAAATCGAACGATGGCATCAAACGATGAAGAACCGAGTGCTGTTAGAAAACTACTATCTGCCCGGCGATCTCGAGCGCCAGATCGAGGCCTTCGTCGACTATTACAATAACCGACGATACCACGAGAGCCTGAACAACGTCACACCCGCCGATGTCTACTTCGGCCGCGACAAAGCCATTCTGAGAGAAAGGAAGAGGATCAAGAAACAGACAATCAAACAACGTCGCTTGCAACATCAGAAACAAGCAGCATAA
- a CDS encoding UDP-glucose/GDP-mannose dehydrogenase family protein, with protein sequence MQLTMIGTGYVGLVSGVCFSDFGHDVICVDKMPEKITALENGEIPIYEPGLDELLARNVAAERLSFTLDLATAVAQADAVFIGVGTPTRRGDGHADLTYVYDAAREIARALNGYTVVVTKSTVPVGTNREIERIIREENPDADFDVASNPEFLREGAAIEDFMRPDRVVVGVESDRATDVMAKIYRPLALREAPIVYTDLESAEMIKYAANAFLATKITFINEIAALCEKVGADVKSVSKGMGMDARIGNKFLHAGPGYGGSCFPKDTKALARIGQEHAAPIQIVEAVIDINEATKRRMIDKVMQLCDDSVNGKKIAVLGVTFKPNTDDMRDSPSLTIVPALVGAGANVHVVDPQGLKEGEALLPGVTWQDDPYKAMRNAEAVILLTEWNEFRALDLERVVKVMKDPRMADLRNVYDPKDAEEAGLTYVSVGR encoded by the coding sequence ATGCAGTTAACCATGATCGGCACGGGCTATGTTGGCCTCGTTTCAGGCGTATGTTTTTCCGACTTCGGACACGATGTAATCTGCGTCGACAAGATGCCCGAAAAAATCACCGCGCTCGAAAACGGCGAAATCCCGATCTATGAACCGGGCCTTGACGAACTGCTCGCCCGCAACGTGGCCGCCGAACGCCTGTCCTTCACCCTCGACCTCGCAACCGCGGTGGCACAGGCAGACGCCGTGTTCATTGGCGTGGGCACCCCCACACGGCGCGGTGATGGGCACGCCGACCTCACCTATGTCTATGACGCCGCCCGCGAAATCGCCCGCGCGCTCAACGGCTACACCGTGGTCGTCACCAAATCCACTGTCCCCGTTGGCACCAACCGCGAAATTGAACGCATCATTCGCGAAGAAAATCCAGATGCCGACTTCGACGTCGCCTCTAACCCCGAATTCCTCCGCGAAGGGGCCGCGATCGAAGACTTCATGCGTCCAGACCGCGTGGTCGTCGGCGTTGAATCCGACCGCGCCACAGATGTCATGGCCAAAATCTACCGCCCGCTGGCCCTGCGCGAAGCCCCCATCGTCTACACCGATCTTGAATCCGCCGAGATGATCAAATACGCCGCCAACGCTTTCCTCGCGACCAAGATCACCTTCATCAACGAAATCGCCGCCCTGTGTGAAAAGGTCGGCGCAGACGTGAAATCCGTGTCAAAAGGCATGGGCATGGACGCCCGCATCGGCAACAAGTTCCTGCACGCGGGCCCCGGTTACGGCGGTTCCTGCTTCCCCAAAGACACCAAAGCACTCGCCCGCATCGGCCAAGAACACGCCGCCCCCATTCAAATCGTCGAAGCAGTTATTGATATCAACGAGGCCACCAAACGCCGGATGATCGACAAGGTGATGCAGCTCTGTGACGACAGCGTAAACGGCAAAAAAATCGCCGTCCTCGGCGTCACCTTCAAACCCAACACCGACGACATGCGCGACAGCCCATCCCTCACCATCGTCCCCGCACTCGTCGGCGCAGGCGCCAACGTCCACGTGGTCGACCCCCAAGGCCTCAAGGAAGGCGAAGCCCTCCTGCCCGGCGTCACATGGCAAGACGACCCGTACAAGGCCATGCGCAACGCCGAAGCCGTGATCCTGCTCACCGAATGGAACGAATTCCGCGCACTGGATTTAGAACGCGTGGTGAAAGTGATGAAAGACCCAAGAATGGCGGACCTGCGGAACGTGTATGATCCGAAAGATGCCGAAGAGGCTGGGCTAACGTATGTGAGTGTGGGGCGGTAG